Proteins from a genomic interval of Hornefia porci:
- a CDS encoding recombinase family protein: MRLSRDDELQGESGSIQTQRMMLRQYAAEHGLNVIDEYIDDGWSGTNFDRPDFQRMIDDIEDGKINCVVTKDLSRLGRNYILTGQYTEIYFPSKGVRYIAVNDNVDTINGENELAPFLNILNEMHARQTSKKVKAAMRTRFANGAHYGAYAPLGYVKDPDKKGHLLIDPETRWIIEKIFDLAVHGRGAASITRILVEEKVPTPGWLNFQRYGTFANIYAGAPEEKAYAWTIAQVKSILKEETYIGHSVHNKQTNISFKNKKKVRKPKEEWYRVENTHEAIISEDVFRQVQEQICNRRRRQKNGTTQIFSGLVKCADCGWSLAYGMNSQNKNPYAHYHCSKYGQGLHQCSMHYIRYDVLYAYVLSRLQYWSVLAQQDGDKLLKRLLNASDKERNTARKRQTAELKKAEKRKAEVDTLFAKMYEDWSAGRITEYNFNMLSEKYQGEQRELDVKIERLHEAMETAAQTAVDAEKWIGLMKQYVNPTELTAELLNTLIEKILVHEAVKSEDGSREQEVEIFYRFIGKIE, from the coding sequence ATGAGATTGAGCCGGGACGATGAACTGCAAGGAGAAAGCGGGAGTATTCAGACACAACGCATGATGCTCCGGCAATATGCCGCCGAGCATGGCCTGAATGTCATAGATGAATATATCGACGATGGATGGTCTGGAACGAACTTTGACAGGCCGGATTTTCAGAGAATGATTGATGACATTGAGGACGGGAAAATCAACTGCGTTGTTACGAAGGATTTATCCCGCTTAGGCAGAAACTACATTCTGACCGGCCAGTACACGGAAATCTACTTTCCCAGCAAAGGCGTCCGCTATATCGCTGTCAATGACAATGTGGACACCATCAACGGAGAGAATGAGCTTGCCCCATTCCTCAACATTCTGAATGAAATGCACGCCCGCCAGACCAGCAAAAAGGTAAAGGCGGCCATGCGGACACGGTTCGCAAATGGCGCACACTATGGAGCCTATGCTCCGCTTGGCTATGTCAAAGACCCAGATAAGAAAGGCCATCTTCTGATTGACCCGGAAACAAGGTGGATTATCGAAAAGATTTTTGACCTTGCCGTTCATGGCCGGGGAGCCGCCAGCATTACACGGATTTTGGTCGAAGAAAAAGTACCTACTCCCGGCTGGCTGAATTTCCAGAGATACGGCACTTTCGCAAATATCTATGCCGGAGCGCCGGAGGAAAAAGCCTATGCGTGGACGATAGCGCAGGTGAAAAGTATTCTGAAAGAGGAAACCTATATCGGACACAGCGTCCACAATAAGCAGACCAACATTTCATTCAAAAACAAGAAGAAAGTACGCAAGCCAAAAGAGGAATGGTATCGTGTGGAGAACACCCACGAAGCGATTATTTCCGAAGATGTGTTCCGTCAAGTACAGGAGCAGATTTGCAACAGGCGCAGACGGCAGAAGAACGGCACAACACAGATATTTTCCGGGCTGGTAAAATGTGCGGACTGCGGCTGGTCGCTGGCCTATGGTATGAACAGCCAGAACAAAAATCCCTATGCCCACTACCATTGTAGCAAGTACGGGCAAGGATTGCACCAGTGTTCCATGCACTATATCCGCTATGATGTGCTTTACGCCTATGTCCTTTCCCGTCTGCAATACTGGTCTGTGCTGGCACAGCAGGATGGGGACAAACTTCTGAAACGGCTACTTAACGCCAGCGACAAGGAACGCAATACTGCAAGGAAGCGGCAGACAGCCGAACTGAAAAAGGCGGAAAAGCGCAAAGCAGAAGTAGACACCCTGTTTGCAAAAATGTATGAGGACTGGTCTGCCGGACGCATTACAGAATACAATTTCAATATGCTGTCCGAAAAGTATCAGGGCGAACAGCGAGAATTGGACGTAAAAATTGAACGGCTTCACGAAGCGATGGAGACCGCCGCCCAGACAGCGGTTGACGCTGAAAAGTGGATAGGTCTGATGAAACAGTATGTCAATCCCACAGAATTGACGGCTGAACTTCTGAATACGCTGATTGAAAAAATCCTTGTCCATGAAGCGGTCAAAAGTGAGGACGGAAGCCGGGAACAGGAAGTGGAAATCTTCTACCGCTTTATCGGCAAAATCGAATGA
- the mobV gene encoding MobV family relaxase — MAQHAILRFEKHKGNPARPLEAHHERQKEQYASNPDIDTSRSKYNFHIVKPEGRYYHFIQNRIEQAGCRTRKDSTRFVDTLVTASPEFFKGKSPKEIQAFFQRAADFLIGRVGRENIVSAVVHMDEKTPHLHLTFVPLTKDNRLCAKEIIGNRANLTKWQDDFHAYMVEKYPDLERGESASRTGRKHIPTRLFKQAVSLSRQARAIEATLDGINPLNAGKKKEEALSMLKKWFPQMENFSGQLKKYKVTINDLLAENEKLEARAKASEKGKMKDTMERAKLKSELDNLQRLVDRIPPDILAELKRQQRHTVKER; from the coding sequence ATGGCACAACACGCAATTTTGCGGTTTGAGAAGCACAAGGGCAACCCGGCAAGGCCGCTGGAAGCCCATCACGAAAGACAGAAAGAACAATACGCCAGCAACCCCGACATTGACACAAGCCGGAGCAAGTACAACTTTCATATCGTCAAGCCAGAGGGCAGGTACTATCATTTCATTCAAAACCGCATTGAACAGGCCGGGTGCCGAACCCGCAAGGACAGCACACGGTTTGTCGATACGCTGGTAACTGCCAGCCCGGAGTTTTTCAAGGGGAAATCCCCAAAGGAGATACAGGCGTTTTTCCAGAGGGCGGCGGACTTCCTCATTGGCCGGGTAGGACGGGAAAATATCGTGTCGGCGGTGGTACACATGGACGAGAAAACGCCCCACCTGCATTTGACCTTTGTTCCGCTGACAAAGGACAACCGCCTGTGTGCAAAGGAGATTATCGGCAACCGGGCAAACCTGACGAAGTGGCAGGACGATTTTCACGCCTATATGGTGGAGAAATATCCTGACTTGGAGCGTGGGGAGAGCGCCAGCAGGACAGGCCGGAAGCATATCCCCACCCGGCTTTTCAAACAGGCGGTTTCCCTCTCCCGGCAGGCAAGAGCCATTGAAGCCACACTGGACGGCATTAACCCGCTGAACGCCGGAAAGAAAAAAGAGGAAGCCCTCTCCATGCTGAAAAAGTGGTTCCCGCAGATGGAGAATTTCTCCGGGCAGTTGAAAAAGTACAAGGTCACAATCAATGACCTGCTGGCGGAGAATGAGAAGTTGGAAGCAAGGGCAAAGGCCAGCGAAAAAGGAAAGATGAAAGATACGATGGAACGGGCAAAGCTGAAAAGCGAACTGGACAATTTACAGCGGCTGGTTGACCGTATCCCGCCGGATATACTGGCGGAACTGAAACGTCAGCAGCGGCACACGGTAAAGGAAAGGTGA
- a CDS encoding replication initiator protein A, whose amino-acid sequence MTNTIYIHQPEKAFSFTRLPNFLFEAPTFKPLSNEAKVLYAFILRRTELSRKNGWADDCGRIYLYYPICEVVDLLHCGRQKAVNTLRELQYAGLVEIQKQGCGKPNRIFPKSYEAVPNTDFKKSGSGTPEG is encoded by the coding sequence ATGACAAATACCATCTATATCCATCAGCCGGAAAAGGCGTTCAGCTTCACCCGGCTCCCGAATTTCCTCTTTGAAGCCCCCACATTCAAGCCCTTGTCCAACGAGGCAAAGGTTCTGTACGCCTTTATCCTGCGCCGGACAGAGTTATCCCGCAAGAATGGGTGGGCGGATGATTGCGGACGGATTTATCTGTACTATCCCATCTGCGAGGTGGTTGACCTGCTCCACTGTGGGCGGCAGAAAGCGGTAAACACCCTGCGGGAACTGCAATACGCCGGGCTGGTGGAGATCCAGAAGCAGGGCTGTGGAAAACCCAACCGCATTTTCCCAAAATCCTATGAAGCGGTTCCAAACACCGACTTCAAGAAATCCGGTTCTGGTACGCCGGAGGGCTGA
- a CDS encoding cysteine-rich VLP domain-containing protein: MRDNPYKDLPPLERRPDGSLYRMTPAQRKQAASLIRRECCCCEDGNCIVLDDGDTCTCPQTISFSVCCKWFRWAVLPLDGTLEAEIFRDKDLKRCEVCGGVFVPKSNRAKYCPGCAARVHRRQKTESERKRRSAVDS; encoded by the coding sequence ATGAGAGATAACCCCTATAAAGACTTGCCGCCGCTGGAACGCAGGCCGGACGGTTCCCTTTACCGCATGACCCCGGCGCAGAGAAAACAGGCGGCCAGCCTGATACGCCGGGAGTGCTGTTGCTGTGAGGACGGCAACTGCATTGTCCTTGACGATGGGGACACCTGCACCTGTCCGCAGACGATTTCTTTCTCGGTCTGCTGTAAGTGGTTCCGCTGGGCGGTCTTGCCGCTGGACGGGACGCTGGAAGCGGAGATTTTCCGGGATAAGGACTTGAAACGCTGTGAGGTCTGCGGCGGTGTGTTCGTCCCCAAATCCAACCGGGCAAAATACTGCCCCGGCTGTGCCGCCAGAGTTCACAGGCGGCAGAAAACAGAAAGTGAACGGAAAAGGAGGTCTGCTGTGGACAGTTAG
- a CDS encoding helix-turn-helix domain-containing protein: MALPGTPGQRISDLCNGNHITQKELAEKIGVSASQLSRIVSGETRTVSSDILIGVAKEFKVSTDYILGLSTVSVRKSYDISELGLSEGAVRGLVTGAVDVQILNRLLEHRNFPKLIDLIRIYFQDTAAKGITARNQLIEMATASLSDLMKEHPEHRAEAKQDLQLLNAQKIGEHEAEIEKIKNVFLAILRDIKKDIDNGEQPGEAVTAAMFQAMRDALAEQKQKPLSIDDVTAMIAGQIGQLTPMDKETVEMFQQFAKKMIEQAGTK; the protein is encoded by the coding sequence ATGGCTTTACCCGGAACGCCCGGACAGCGGATTTCCGATTTATGCAACGGGAACCACATCACACAAAAGGAACTTGCGGAGAAGATAGGCGTTTCCGCTTCCCAGTTGAGCCGCATTGTCAGCGGCGAAACAAGAACGGTCAGCAGTGATATTCTCATAGGTGTGGCAAAGGAATTTAAGGTATCGACAGACTACATACTGGGCTTGTCTACCGTGAGCGTTCGTAAAAGCTACGATATTTCTGAATTAGGCTTGTCCGAGGGAGCCGTGAGGGGGCTTGTGACGGGTGCTGTTGATGTGCAAATCCTCAACCGCCTGTTGGAACACAGGAATTTTCCTAAGCTGATAGATTTGATACGGATTTATTTTCAGGATACGGCGGCAAAGGGCATAACAGCAAGAAACCAGCTTATCGAGATGGCAACGGCTTCCCTGTCCGACCTGATGAAAGAACACCCGGAACACCGGGCAGAAGCGAAGCAGGATTTACAGCTTTTGAACGCCCAAAAGATAGGGGAACATGAAGCGGAGATTGAAAAAATCAAAAATGTGTTCCTGGCTATCCTGCGGGACATTAAGAAAGACATTGACAACGGGGAACAGCCGGGAGAAGCTGTGACCGCCGCTATGTTCCAAGCCATGCGGGACGCACTGGCGGAACAGAAACAAAAACCACTTTCCATTGACGATGTAACGGCGATGATAGCTGGACAGATCGGACAGCTTACACCGATGGATAAAGAAACTGTTGAAATGTTCCAGCAGTTTGCGAAGAAGATGATTGAGCAGGCAGGAACAAAGTGA
- a CDS encoding AAA family ATPase — MNQGRIIVITGSPGTGKTTTASIVAKESDMDKSVHMHTDDFFHYLSKGAIPPHLPESNEQNLVVIEAFLEAAKRYARGGYDVIVDGIVGPWFLEPWKALAQEDYEVHYIVLRASKKETMKRAVERSKLDRKTNIELVETMWEQFSGLGVYESNVIDTTTFTIKDTVSAIKERVACGTSLLS; from the coding sequence ATGAATCAAGGAAGAATTATTGTGATTACAGGCTCACCGGGGACAGGAAAAACAACAACTGCGTCAATTGTCGCAAAGGAATCAGATATGGATAAATCAGTGCATATGCACACCGATGACTTTTTTCATTACTTAAGCAAAGGCGCAATACCACCACATTTGCCAGAATCCAACGAGCAAAATCTGGTTGTCATTGAAGCCTTTTTAGAAGCTGCAAAGCGATATGCTCGTGGCGGATATGATGTAATTGTAGATGGGATTGTCGGGCCATGGTTTTTGGAGCCATGGAAAGCTCTTGCCCAAGAAGATTACGAGGTACACTATATTGTATTAAGAGCGAGTAAAAAAGAAACTATGAAGCGAGCTGTGGAACGCTCAAAATTAGATAGAAAAACAAATATTGAATTAGTGGAAACAATGTGGGAGCAATTTTCCGGTTTGGGAGTATATGAATCAAATGTCATAGACACAACTACATTCACAATTAAAGATACGGTTTCCGCAATAAAAGAAAGAGTTGCATGTGGGACGTCTTTACTATCTTAG
- a CDS encoding aminoglycoside 6-adenylyltransferase AadE, translating into MRSEKEVYDIVLNFAKTDKRIRMVTLEGSRTNTNIPPDDFQDFDITFFVTDMDSFTSDDKWLDIFGERLILQKPEDMELFPAVEKGFSYLMLFTDDVKIDLTLLPLELIDEYFTWDKLVKLLLDKDNRIVKPPIPTDIDYHLQKPTQRMFDDCCNEFWNTTTYVVKGLCRKEILFAIDHMNDIVRKELLRMISWLIGIKQGFHFSLGKNYKFMKQYVPEELWERLMSTYNMDSYPHMWESFEQCMALFREVSSEVACQLDYQYPLYDEKISNYVIRQKKKYGIEDDNK; encoded by the coding sequence ATGAGATCAGAAAAGGAAGTTTATGATATTGTTTTGAATTTTGCAAAAACAGACAAACGCATTCGCATGGTTACTTTGGAAGGATCTAGAACAAATACAAATATTCCGCCTGATGATTTTCAGGATTTTGATATTACTTTTTTTGTTACGGATATGGACAGCTTCACAAGTGATGATAAATGGCTAGATATATTTGGTGAAAGGTTGATTCTGCAAAAGCCGGAAGATATGGAATTATTTCCAGCTGTAGAAAAGGGATTTTCATATTTAATGCTGTTTACTGATGATGTTAAGATAGATTTAACTTTGCTGCCGCTGGAACTGATAGACGAGTATTTTACATGGGATAAACTGGTAAAGTTACTGTTGGATAAAGACAACCGTATCGTAAAGCCGCCAATACCAACGGATATAGACTACCACTTGCAGAAGCCTACTCAAAGAATGTTTGACGATTGCTGTAATGAATTTTGGAATACTACAACATATGTAGTAAAGGGCTTATGCCGCAAAGAAATTCTTTTTGCTATTGACCATATGAATGATATAGTACGAAAAGAATTGCTTCGCATGATTTCCTGGCTGATTGGTATCAAACAGGGATTTCATTTCAGTTTGGGAAAAAACTATAAATTTATGAAGCAATATGTCCCAGAGGAATTGTGGGAACGACTTATGTCCACTTATAATATGGATTCCTATCCCCATATGTGGGAATCCTTTGAACAATGTATGGCATTGTTCCGGGAGGTTTCGTCAGAAGTGGCATGCCAGTTGGATTACCAGTATCCACTATATGATGAAAAAATCAGTAATTATGTGATTCGGCAAAAGAAAAAATATGGCATTGAAGATGATAACAAATAA
- a CDS encoding helix-turn-helix domain-containing protein: MLNQNLKTIRKNKGFTQEALANRLHVTRQTISKWEKGVSQS, from the coding sequence ATGCTGAATCAGAACTTAAAGACAATCAGAAAAAACAAAGGCTTCACCCAAGAGGCTCTGGCAAACAGGCTCCATGTCACAAGACAGACTATTTCCAAGTGGGAGAAGGGAGTTTCCCAAAGTTAA
- a CDS encoding major tail protein, which translates to MGNKVKYNLKNVHAAVLTETVTDGVTTFTYGTPKAIPGAVSISLDAEGESSPFYADGIVYFRSVTNNGYSGDLEIALIPEWFRTEILQEELDSKGVLIEKSTNAESTKFALLFEFDGDVNCIRHVLYNCSSSRPSIESETKEDTIEPGTEKLSITADPRADGLVKARTGDGTDADTYANWYKAVYISVAATEGE; encoded by the coding sequence ATGGGAAACAAAGTGAAATACAACCTGAAGAATGTCCATGCTGCCGTTCTCACAGAGACGGTGACAGATGGCGTGACAACATTCACCTACGGGACTCCGAAAGCGATCCCAGGTGCTGTATCAATATCCCTCGATGCGGAAGGTGAGTCCAGTCCGTTTTATGCAGATGGCATCGTCTATTTCAGGTCGGTAACCAACAACGGCTATTCCGGCGATCTTGAGATTGCACTGATCCCGGAGTGGTTCAGAACAGAGATCCTGCAGGAAGAACTCGATAGCAAAGGCGTGCTGATCGAAAAGAGTACCAATGCCGAGAGCACGAAGTTTGCACTGCTCTTTGAGTTTGACGGCGATGTCAACTGCATCCGTCACGTGCTGTACAATTGTAGCTCTTCCCGTCCGTCCATCGAGTCGGAAACCAAGGAAGATACCATCGAGCCGGGTACAGAGAAACTCTCCATCACTGCTGATCCGAGAGCCGACGGCCTCGTAAAGGCACGTACCGGTGACGGCACGGATGCGGACACCTATGCAAACTGGTACAAGGCAGTCTATATCTCTGTCGCAGCTACGGAAGGAGAATAA
- a CDS encoding HK97 gp10 family phage protein: protein MKKIKPEQLSDEIIKMLEEYKDAADQDVEISVKQVSKETKKRVTGASPRKYGGYSKGWSVRREQNFRGKHSVVIHNRKKPGLTHLLEKGHAKRGGGRVPGKEHIAPAESYAIKEIEAEIRRRLKV, encoded by the coding sequence ATGAAGAAGATCAAGCCGGAGCAGTTATCCGATGAAATCATAAAAATGCTGGAGGAATATAAGGATGCTGCCGATCAGGATGTGGAGATTTCGGTTAAGCAGGTCTCAAAAGAGACAAAGAAGAGGGTAACCGGGGCTTCTCCGAGAAAGTACGGCGGCTATAGCAAAGGATGGTCGGTAAGAAGGGAACAGAACTTCCGGGGCAAGCACTCTGTGGTGATCCATAACAGAAAGAAACCGGGGCTCACGCATCTTCTTGAAAAAGGGCATGCTAAACGCGGTGGTGGCAGAGTACCCGGAAAGGAGCACATCGCTCCAGCAGAAAGCTATGCGATAAAGGAGATCGAAGCGGAAATCAGAAGGAGACTTAAGGTATGA
- a CDS encoding phage head closure protein has protein sequence MDIGSMRRRLLIEKHETVIDKIGNHTSKWTDFHSCFCYANLSSGDEYGVSPETIEQGSVTFIIRWAKKLAGLNSKEYRIRFQGEAYNIVSVDDVQFRHEKLQIIAEIIPRGDRT, from the coding sequence ATGGACATCGGATCAATGCGAAGACGGCTTTTAATCGAAAAACATGAAACGGTGATCGATAAGATCGGAAACCATACTTCAAAATGGACGGATTTTCATAGTTGTTTTTGCTACGCGAATCTATCCTCTGGCGATGAATATGGGGTAAGCCCTGAGACTATCGAGCAGGGAAGCGTCACCTTTATCATCCGCTGGGCAAAGAAGCTCGCTGGGCTTAATTCAAAAGAATACAGAATCAGATTTCAGGGCGAGGCATATAACATCGTAAGCGTGGATGATGTGCAGTTTCGGCATGAGAAGCTTCAGATCATAGCAGAAATAATACCGCGAGGTGACCGCACATGA
- a CDS encoding head-tail connector protein, producing MLITLDEAKLYLRIDSDDEDSLVTNIIESAEHLCRDIARLSAEEFEEEKATVRAAMLYTIAYLYEHREKADYHELIMMLRSLLFGIRRQVF from the coding sequence ATGCTGATCACACTGGATGAGGCAAAGCTGTACCTTCGTATTGATTCCGATGATGAGGATAGCCTTGTGACAAATATCATAGAATCGGCGGAGCATCTCTGCCGGGATATCGCAAGGCTATCCGCTGAGGAGTTTGAAGAAGAGAAGGCGACAGTAAGAGCTGCCATGCTATACACCATCGCCTATTTATATGAGCACAGGGAGAAGGCCGATTATCATGAACTGATCATGATGCTTCGGTCACTTCTTTTTGGGATCAGAAGGCAGGTGTTTTAG
- a CDS encoding phage major capsid protein yields MNRILELREKRAKAWDAAKNFLDSKRGEDGLLSAEDTATYDKMEADVIALGKEIERLERQAAIDAELARPTSMPIMNQPGEGRTPEKKAGRASDEYREAFWNVIRDKGNPYEIKNTLTIGTDSEGGYLVPDEFERKLVDALQEENFLRKIATIIRTSSGDRKIPVVTGHGEAAWMDENGLYPESDETFGIKSISAYKLGTAIKISEELLNDSVFDLEGYIATEFARRIGTKEEEAFFVGDGSSKPTGVLVDAEDGVTASSVNITFDDIMDLYHSLRAPYRSKAVWILNDSTVKALRKLQDGNKNYIWQPSVQAGQPDMILNRPYYTSTFAPELKAGNKVIAFGDFSYYWIADRQGRSFKRLNELYAANGQIGFLASQRVDGKLILPEAVKTLKIKGTSSSQG; encoded by the coding sequence ATGAACAGGATTTTAGAACTGAGAGAAAAAAGAGCTAAGGCATGGGACGCAGCTAAGAACTTCCTCGATAGTAAAAGAGGGGAGGACGGTTTGCTTTCGGCAGAGGATACCGCCACCTACGACAAGATGGAAGCAGACGTGATCGCACTCGGAAAAGAGATCGAGCGTCTGGAAAGACAGGCGGCCATCGATGCGGAGCTTGCAAGACCGACCTCGATGCCGATCATGAATCAGCCGGGCGAGGGAAGAACGCCGGAGAAGAAGGCAGGACGTGCATCTGATGAATACAGAGAGGCCTTCTGGAACGTGATCCGCGACAAGGGGAATCCTTACGAGATCAAAAACACACTGACCATCGGAACGGACTCCGAAGGTGGCTACCTGGTACCAGATGAGTTTGAAAGAAAGCTCGTCGATGCCCTGCAGGAAGAAAACTTCTTAAGAAAGATCGCGACCATCATCAGGACATCTTCCGGAGACAGAAAGATCCCGGTTGTCACTGGTCACGGCGAGGCAGCATGGATGGATGAGAACGGACTCTATCCGGAAAGCGATGAGACCTTCGGCATCAAGTCCATCAGCGCATATAAGCTCGGGACTGCAATCAAGATCTCTGAGGAGCTTCTGAACGATTCCGTATTTGATCTGGAAGGCTACATTGCGACCGAGTTTGCAAGACGTATCGGCACCAAGGAAGAGGAAGCCTTCTTCGTGGGTGATGGCAGCAGTAAGCCGACAGGTGTCCTTGTGGATGCAGAAGATGGCGTGACCGCAAGTTCTGTGAATATCACCTTTGACGATATTATGGATCTGTATCACAGCCTGAGAGCTCCGTACCGCAGCAAGGCAGTATGGATTCTGAATGATTCCACGGTCAAGGCACTGAGAAAACTGCAGGATGGTAACAAGAACTATATATGGCAGCCTTCCGTACAGGCAGGCCAGCCGGACATGATCCTGAACCGTCCGTACTACACATCCACCTTTGCACCGGAACTGAAAGCCGGAAACAAGGTCATCGCCTTCGGTGATTTCTCTTACTACTGGATCGCAGATCGTCAGGGCAGATCTTTCAAGAGACTGAATGAGCTCTATGCTGCAAACGGTCAGATCGGGTTCCTTGCATCTCAGAGAGTGGATGGCAAGCTGATCCTTCCGGAGGCAGTAAAGACACTGAAGATCAAAGGAACAAGCTCCAGTCAGGGCTAA
- a CDS encoding head maturation protease, ClpP-related, translating into MKRKFWNWIRNEGEPDILILSGEISDETWFGDEVTPKMFKVELDKCEGDITVWINSPGGDVFAAAQIYNMLMDYPEGVTVKIDSLAASAASVVAMAGTEVLMSPVAMMMIHNPMTVAIGDSSEMKRAVAMLDEVKESIMNAYEIKTGMSRTRLSNLMDAESWFNASKAVELGFADKILFEDEEQKQPEAMMFSRAAVTNSLLSKLIPEKKTGTPIAQLEKRLNLIAH; encoded by the coding sequence ATGAAACGCAAATTCTGGAACTGGATCAGAAATGAAGGTGAACCGGATATTCTGATCTTAAGCGGTGAAATCTCCGATGAGACCTGGTTTGGTGATGAGGTGACACCGAAGATGTTTAAGGTGGAACTGGATAAATGCGAAGGAGATATCACGGTTTGGATCAACAGTCCGGGCGGTGATGTTTTTGCTGCTGCCCAGATTTACAACATGCTGATGGACTACCCGGAAGGGGTGACGGTAAAGATCGACAGCCTTGCGGCTTCCGCAGCATCCGTTGTTGCGATGGCCGGGACGGAAGTGTTGATGTCGCCTGTGGCCATGATGATGATTCACAACCCGATGACGGTGGCTATCGGAGACTCTTCCGAAATGAAGAGAGCCGTTGCCATGCTGGATGAAGTGAAGGAATCCATTATGAACGCTTACGAGATCAAGACCGGGATGTCGAGGACGAGACTTTCAAACCTCATGGATGCCGAGTCATGGTTTAACGCATCGAAGGCGGTAGAGCTTGGCTTTGCAGATAAGATCCTCTTCGAAGACGAAGAGCAGAAGCAGCCGGAGGCGATGATGTTTTCAAGGGCAGCGGTGACAAACTCGCTCCTGTCAAAACTTATTCCGGAAAAGAAAACTGGAACACCAATTGCTCAGCTTGAGAAAAGGCTCAACCTGATCGCACACTAA
- a CDS encoding phage portal protein, whose protein sequence is MGLFSGLFKSRDKPEDNMQGTTYSFLFGNTSSGKTVNEYTAMQTTAVYSCVRVLSEALASLPLHVYKYRPDGGKERVPGHPLYHILHDEPNSEMTSYVFRETLMSHLLLYGNAYAQIIRDGAGRVVALYPLLPNRMEVWRDAHGELYYTYTRSTDENPNFDKYGTVTLSKEDVLHIPGLAYDGLVGMSPIAMAKNAVGMSIACEEYGASFFANGAHPGGVLEHPGILKDPGKVRDSWQAAYGGSKNAGKVAVLEEGMKYQQIGIPPEEAQFLETRKFQISEIARLYRVPLHLIGELEHSTFSNIEQQSLEFVMYTLEPWVVRWEQAMTRSLLLPAEKQDYFIKLNVDGLIRGDYQSRMNGYATARQNGWMSANDIREMEDLNPIPDKEGGNLYLINGNMTKLKDAGLFAGDSAGSQDKGGIQDETQILELDQK, encoded by the coding sequence ATGGGACTTTTTAGTGGCCTGTTCAAATCAAGAGATAAACCGGAAGATAACATGCAGGGGACAACCTACAGTTTCCTGTTTGGAAACACCAGTAGCGGTAAGACGGTAAATGAGTATACGGCGATGCAGACAACTGCTGTGTATTCCTGTGTGAGAGTGCTTTCAGAAGCACTTGCGAGCCTGCCACTTCATGTATATAAATACAGACCGGACGGTGGTAAAGAGCGCGTGCCAGGGCATCCCCTGTACCATATCCTGCATGATGAACCAAACAGCGAAATGACAAGTTACGTCTTCCGGGAGACTTTGATGAGTCACCTTCTTCTTTACGGCAATGCCTATGCCCAGATTATCCGGGACGGAGCTGGAAGGGTGGTTGCTCTCTATCCGCTTCTACCAAACAGGATGGAAGTCTGGAGAGATGCACATGGCGAGCTCTATTATACTTATACCAGATCGACCGATGAGAATCCGAACTTCGATAAATATGGGACAGTAACGCTTTCAAAAGAGGATGTGCTTCATATACCCGGACTTGCCTACGACGGTCTTGTGGGTATGAGTCCGATCGCAATGGCAAAGAATGCAGTAGGCATGTCTATCGCCTGTGAGGAGTATGGAGCGAGCTTCTTTGCTAACGGTGCACATCCGGGTGGCGTGCTGGAGCATCCGGGTATACTTAAAGATCCCGGAAAAGTACGCGATAGCTGGCAGGCAGCCTACGGCGGATCAAAGAATGCCGGAAAGGTGGCCGTGCTTGAGGAGGGCATGAAGTATCAGCAGATCGGAATTCCTCCTGAAGAAGCGCAGTTTCTGGAAACGAGGAAATTTCAGATCAGCGAGATTGCGCGGCTGTACCGCGTGCCATTGCACCTCATCGGAGAGCTCGAACATTCGACCTTTTCCAATATCGAGCAGCAGTCTCTGGAGTTTGTGATGTATACGCTTGAGCCGTGGGTCGTGCGCTGGGAGCAGGCAATGACCAGGTCGCTGCTTCTTCCGGCAGAAAAGCAGGACTACTTCATTAAGCTCAATGTGGACGGGCTGATCCGGGGCGATTACCAAAGCCGTATGAACGGTTATGCAACAGCAAGACAGAATGGCTGGATGAGCGCCAATGATATCAGAGAGATGGAAGATTTGAATCCTATCCCGGATAAGGAAGGCGGCAATCTCTATCTGATCAATGGAAATATGACGAAGCTGAAGGACGCAGGCCTCTTTGCCGGAGACTCTGCAGGATCGCAGGATAAGGGAGGTATCCAAGATGAAACGCAAATTCTGGAACTGGATCAGAAATGA